A single window of Hymenobacter sp. APR13 DNA harbors:
- a CDS encoding M13 family metallopeptidase — translation MKTRNTLTLAAMAATGLSLAGCASGTAPTAATTAPATTASTPTEAPVVPGIGLNVANRDLSVSPCDNFFQYASGSWLKNNPIPAAETRWGSFNELADKNNAVMRQILDEAAANTSAAKGTNAQKVGDYYATAMDSMAIEAAGLKFLKPELDRINGIKDLKGLQSAVVRAQKIQTGAFFNSYVGQDDKISTQYAVNLYQGGLSLPDRDYYLKDDARSKGIRTAYMTYLVNTFKMLGDNDAAAAKNAATVLRLETRMAKASKSRVDLRDPYANYNKMTVAAASQQFPNLNLPVVLQQMGLGAAKEVIVGQPAFFKEVSTMMKAEPLADLKTYMRWHLVTSVSSALPKAYADESFKFTQVLSGAKKQQPRWKRMLRSTDGALGEAFGQLYVDKAFTPEAKQKAMAMVDNIKAALAEHIQQLEWMSPATKVEAMKKLNAFTVKIGYPDQWKDYSALTISRESYLKNVLASREWAINDNVKKFGKPIDRKEWGMTPPTVNAYYNPSMNEIVFPAGIMQPPFFDPKADDAVNYGGMGAVIGHEITHGFDDQGRQYDAEGNLKDWWTKEDAEKFDARAAIVGKQFDAFSPLDSVYVNGKLTMGENLADLGGLNIAYTALQKQLQKQYGSNERPKYDGLTPEQRFFLAYAQIWRTNARPEYLRQQVMTDPHSPAQFRTNGPLMNMPQFYEAFGCKEDAKMVRVQSERAKIW, via the coding sequence ATGAAAACCCGCAATACGCTGACTCTGGCAGCCATGGCCGCCACGGGCCTGTCCTTGGCAGGCTGCGCCTCCGGCACGGCGCCCACGGCCGCTACCACCGCCCCAGCCACTACGGCATCTACTCCCACGGAAGCCCCCGTTGTGCCCGGCATTGGCCTGAATGTGGCCAACCGCGACCTGTCGGTTTCGCCCTGCGACAACTTCTTCCAGTACGCCTCGGGCTCGTGGCTGAAAAACAACCCGATTCCGGCCGCCGAAACGCGCTGGGGCTCTTTCAACGAGTTGGCCGACAAGAACAACGCCGTAATGCGTCAGATTCTGGACGAGGCCGCCGCCAATACCTCGGCCGCCAAAGGCACCAATGCCCAGAAAGTAGGCGACTACTACGCCACGGCCATGGACTCGATGGCTATTGAGGCCGCCGGCCTGAAGTTCCTCAAGCCCGAGCTGGACCGCATCAACGGCATCAAAGACCTGAAAGGCCTGCAGAGCGCCGTGGTGCGGGCCCAGAAAATCCAGACCGGTGCCTTCTTCAACAGCTACGTCGGCCAGGACGACAAAATCAGCACCCAGTACGCCGTAAACCTGTATCAGGGTGGCCTGAGTTTGCCCGACCGTGACTACTACCTCAAGGACGACGCCCGCTCGAAAGGCATCCGCACGGCCTACATGACCTACCTGGTCAACACGTTCAAGATGCTCGGCGACAACGACGCCGCGGCCGCCAAGAACGCCGCCACGGTGCTGCGCCTGGAAACGCGCATGGCCAAGGCCAGCAAGAGCCGTGTAGACCTGCGCGACCCCTACGCCAACTACAACAAGATGACGGTGGCGGCGGCCAGCCAGCAGTTCCCGAACCTGAACCTGCCCGTGGTGCTCCAGCAGATGGGCCTGGGCGCAGCCAAGGAGGTGATTGTCGGCCAGCCGGCTTTCTTTAAGGAAGTAAGCACCATGATGAAGGCCGAGCCGCTGGCCGACCTCAAAACCTACATGCGCTGGCACCTGGTCACGTCGGTTTCGTCGGCGCTGCCTAAGGCGTATGCCGATGAGAGCTTCAAGTTCACGCAGGTACTGAGCGGCGCCAAGAAGCAGCAGCCCCGTTGGAAGCGCATGCTGCGCTCCACCGATGGCGCCCTGGGCGAGGCTTTCGGCCAGCTGTACGTGGACAAGGCCTTCACGCCCGAAGCCAAGCAGAAGGCCATGGCCATGGTGGATAACATCAAGGCCGCCCTCGCCGAGCACATTCAGCAGCTGGAATGGATGAGCCCCGCCACCAAGGTGGAAGCTATGAAGAAGCTAAACGCCTTCACCGTGAAAATCGGCTACCCAGATCAGTGGAAGGACTATTCGGCCCTGACCATTTCGCGGGAGAGCTACCTGAAAAACGTGCTGGCCTCGCGCGAGTGGGCCATCAACGACAACGTGAAGAAGTTTGGTAAGCCGATTGACCGCAAGGAGTGGGGCATGACCCCGCCCACGGTGAATGCCTACTACAACCCGAGCATGAACGAAATCGTGTTTCCGGCCGGCATCATGCAGCCTCCGTTCTTCGACCCCAAGGCCGATGACGCGGTAAACTACGGCGGCATGGGCGCGGTTATCGGCCACGAAATCACGCACGGCTTCGACGACCAGGGCCGGCAGTACGACGCTGAGGGCAACCTGAAAGACTGGTGGACCAAGGAAGACGCCGAGAAGTTCGACGCCCGCGCCGCCATTGTCGGCAAGCAGTTCGACGCCTTCTCGCCGCTGGACTCGGTGTACGTGAACGGCAAGCTGACCATGGGCGAAAACCTCGCCGACCTGGGCGGCCTCAACATTGCTTACACCGCCTTGCAGAAGCAGCTGCAGAAGCAGTACGGCAGCAACGAGCGGCCTAAGTACGACGGCCTGACGCCCGAGCAGCGCTTCTTCCTGGCCTACGCCCAGATCTGGCGCACCAACGCCCGACCCGAGTACCTGCGCCAGCAGGTAATGACCGACCCGCACTCGCCGGCTCAGTTCCGCACCAACGGCCCGCTCATGAACATGCCCCAGTTCTACGAGGCCTTCGGCTGCAAGGAAGACGCCAAGATGGTCCGCGTGCAGTCCGAGCGCGCCAAAATCTGGTAG